A genomic segment from Pseudomonas mendocina encodes:
- a CDS encoding retron Ec48 family effector membrane protein yields MPFQNKFDIAIIAKLLIVVVSIGVMVSVAILISTYRVESLGDLDFCFSSSCVEFWSEANKAALDVLSVTGGLAIGLVTVGGIMIALLNYQNSVQFSSVSNHLSHLSIFSNYVKSEASRRHLLSSLNVESLKWYNLAYSDSMSGSLEISGAYIEFVKRLNAQVEKSNGLYQNTSTNLDEKYKYTAHQGELISLLQEIGIYLERKPRIDFNLIEDQALDLLRTVNVSFCRNASIPAIAVRTYN; encoded by the coding sequence ATGCCTTTTCAGAATAAGTTTGACATTGCAATTATTGCAAAGCTACTAATAGTCGTTGTTTCCATTGGTGTTATGGTTTCAGTGGCAATATTGATATCCACATATCGGGTAGAGTCTCTTGGTGATCTAGATTTTTGTTTCAGCAGTTCATGCGTTGAATTTTGGAGCGAAGCAAATAAAGCTGCGTTAGACGTGCTTTCGGTGACGGGGGGGCTGGCTATTGGCTTGGTTACAGTTGGGGGCATCATGATTGCGCTACTGAACTATCAGAACTCTGTTCAATTCTCCTCGGTGTCCAATCACCTTTCGCATCTTTCGATATTTTCAAACTACGTCAAGAGTGAGGCATCTAGAAGGCACTTGCTATCCAGTCTTAATGTCGAGTCTTTAAAATGGTATAATTTGGCGTATTCAGACTCCATGTCTGGTAGTCTTGAAATTTCCGGGGCATATATCGAATTTGTGAAGAGGCTAAACGCCCAAGTGGAAAAATCAAACGGTCTATATCAAAATACCAGCACCAATCTGGATGAGAAGTATAAGTATACTGCCCATCAAGGTGAGTTGATCTCGCTACTACAAGAGATTGGAATTTATCTAGAAAGGAAGCCAAGGATTGATTTCAATCTTATAGAAGATCAAGCTCTTGATCTTCTTCGGACCGTCAATGTTTCTTTTTGTCGTAACGCGTCAATTCCCGCGATAGCGGTCAGAACTTACAACTAG
- a CDS encoding MerR family transcriptional regulator, with protein sequence MEGIPLTLKDLVNPPPMMPWREFANWIRMSEDHDTVRGWMRNGYLPHLKVGRHVMVNVALLTKKLMEEEWVE encoded by the coding sequence ATGGAAGGAATCCCCCTGACGCTGAAAGACCTTGTGAACCCGCCGCCGATGATGCCGTGGCGTGAGTTCGCAAACTGGATTCGCATGAGTGAAGACCACGACACCGTTCGCGGCTGGATGCGCAACGGCTACCTGCCCCACCTCAAGGTAGGCCGCCACGTAATGGTCAACGTCGCCCTGCTGACCAAGAAGCTTATGGAAGAGGAGTGGGTTGAATGA
- the pflM gene encoding lysogeny maintenance protein PflM — protein sequence MKSLSQYLHQPHPANCDCSVCYVNRNWSTLPASSPSATCRSTPCTECRPAQWSKVNGRTHVTPAYTCEKHTPPSRPPKYWSVVLDTGKPTPFVPLREPFELVG from the coding sequence ATGAAAAGCCTGAGCCAGTACCTGCACCAGCCGCACCCCGCGAACTGCGACTGCTCTGTGTGCTACGTCAATCGAAACTGGTCGACGCTCCCAGCATCGTCTCCATCGGCTACCTGCCGATCCACACCATGCACCGAGTGCCGCCCCGCGCAATGGTCCAAGGTAAATGGTCGGACCCACGTTACGCCGGCCTATACCTGCGAGAAACACACGCCACCGAGCCGACCGCCGAAGTACTGGAGCGTTGTGCTCGACACCGGCAAACCAACGCCCTTCGTGCCGCTACGCGAACCGTTCGAACTGGTGGGGTGA
- a CDS encoding zonular occludens toxin domain-containing protein: protein MAVYIVTGKLGAGKTLLCVMRILAYLKQGRRVAVNVDVKMDKLCKRGNKHSRLVRLPDLPTADDLTGLGFGCDIYDEEQFGGIFLDEAGVWLNSRDWNSGGRTDLLKFFLFLRKRRWDLWLCVQNVSVIDKQIRESIAEHVVYINRLDRIKLPFPIGPLLRVLSLGFFKGRLPKMHQAIVKYGAKFNSPKVDDWFYRGEEFYSFYDTTQEYDKEYDKGSYSMLPPGYWYSPLPAAKRGLGFFMRTTKIFFRRVRVINAFFIGALSAAAICVPVFAGIAITRSHPSEPVGHSAKPAQQPATAQRLESEFADYRIATYGQLGGESFYVFVDSTGRRIKSDDLLSRDVLVRDRGPREALLVRGDDYLSLYR from the coding sequence ATGGCCGTCTACATCGTCACCGGCAAGCTCGGTGCTGGAAAAACCCTACTCTGCGTCATGCGCATCCTGGCCTACCTCAAGCAAGGTCGCCGGGTCGCAGTGAACGTCGATGTGAAAATGGACAAGCTGTGCAAACGCGGCAACAAGCACTCGCGCCTAGTCCGCCTGCCTGATCTGCCCACTGCCGACGACCTCACCGGCCTTGGCTTCGGCTGCGATATCTACGATGAAGAACAGTTCGGCGGCATCTTCCTGGATGAAGCCGGCGTCTGGCTCAACTCCCGCGACTGGAACAGCGGCGGGCGTACTGACCTGCTCAAGTTCTTCCTGTTCCTGCGCAAACGCCGTTGGGACCTCTGGCTGTGCGTCCAGAACGTCAGCGTCATCGACAAGCAGATCCGCGAATCCATCGCTGAACACGTCGTCTACATCAACCGCCTCGACCGCATAAAACTGCCATTCCCGATTGGCCCGCTGCTACGCGTGCTATCCCTCGGCTTCTTCAAAGGCCGCCTGCCGAAAATGCATCAGGCCATCGTCAAGTACGGCGCCAAGTTCAACTCGCCCAAGGTCGATGACTGGTTCTACCGCGGCGAAGAGTTCTACAGCTTCTACGACACCACCCAGGAATACGACAAGGAATACGACAAAGGCTCGTACTCCATGCTGCCGCCTGGCTACTGGTACAGCCCACTGCCCGCCGCCAAGCGCGGCTTGGGGTTCTTCATGCGCACCACCAAAATCTTCTTCCGCCGTGTTCGCGTCATCAACGCCTTCTTCATCGGCGCCTTGAGCGCTGCCGCCATCTGCGTGCCCGTCTTCGCTGGGATCGCCATCACCCGTAGCCATCCCAGCGAGCCTGTGGGCCATAGCGCAAAACCCGCGCAACAGCCCGCCACGGCTCAGCGTCTCGAAAGCGAATTCGCGGACTACCGCATTGCCACCTACGGCCAGTTAGGTGGGGAGAGCTTCTACGTCTTCGTCGATAGCACTGGCCGCCGCATCAAGTCCGACGACCTCCTATCCCGCGATGTGCTCGTTCGTGATCGCGGCCCCCGTGAAGCCCTGCTGGTTCGGGGCGATGACTACCTTTCCCTCTACAGGTGA
- a CDS encoding secretin N-terminal domain-containing protein, protein MIDRSDKSFALFFLLPLLLFLVLTAPAKSAERIELYDATLQDFVEWSSQMLNKSVVVGSDIRNAPISIFANYRDNDELEALIANAVTSSGFHFAARGNTLLISAQPIPEPLDLKTKVFQLQHLQSDFAYQSILDVLRSQQGENQQSGPSLMATPSPTSNAVIVTATESQLETVTSVLAEIDKPRRQVVITAVVAELADNDFEALGLNVGAKNDRTDLGGISLRGADKSDLGFSLTFNGPTLSAFLQAVKVTGNNRILSTPQLLTLNREAASIVVGQNVPFITGQTTSGSTPASDPFQTIVRQDVGVSLDVTPFITPSGAIELSVNQSASTVSDDRSAADIITNTRRITTKVQLPDGGGVLLGGLRSEQRDESVSRVPFLSDIPLIGPVFRSTSVRTRGTNLVVLLTAAIHTDERGVAVPDAVSPLVPQAVEQARGHFGAAGGTARLADR, encoded by the coding sequence ATGATTGATCGCTCGGATAAGTCCTTTGCCTTGTTCTTCCTGCTGCCGCTTCTGCTCTTCCTGGTACTCACAGCGCCGGCCAAATCAGCCGAACGCATCGAACTGTATGACGCCACCCTGCAAGACTTCGTTGAATGGTCATCGCAGATGCTCAACAAATCCGTGGTGGTCGGCTCGGATATCCGCAATGCCCCCATCAGCATCTTTGCCAACTACCGCGATAACGACGAACTCGAAGCCCTGATCGCCAACGCCGTCACCTCGTCCGGCTTTCACTTCGCTGCACGCGGCAATACGCTGCTGATCAGCGCGCAGCCCATCCCTGAACCGCTGGACCTGAAAACCAAGGTATTCCAGCTCCAGCACCTGCAATCCGATTTCGCCTACCAGTCGATTCTCGACGTACTCCGATCACAGCAAGGCGAAAACCAGCAGTCCGGCCCATCCTTGATGGCCACCCCCTCACCCACGTCTAATGCTGTCATCGTCACGGCTACAGAATCGCAGCTCGAAACCGTCACCAGCGTCCTGGCTGAAATCGACAAGCCTCGTCGTCAAGTCGTCATTACCGCCGTGGTGGCTGAGCTGGCCGACAACGACTTCGAAGCCCTCGGCCTCAATGTGGGTGCCAAAAACGACCGAACCGACCTCGGCGGGATCAGCCTGCGCGGTGCCGACAAATCCGATCTTGGATTCAGCCTCACCTTCAACGGACCAACGCTCTCGGCCTTCCTGCAGGCCGTCAAAGTCACCGGCAACAACCGCATCCTCTCGACGCCCCAGTTGCTCACCCTCAACCGGGAAGCCGCCTCCATCGTCGTCGGCCAAAATGTCCCGTTCATCACCGGGCAAACCACCAGTGGCTCTACGCCGGCCTCTGATCCCTTTCAAACCATCGTCCGCCAGGATGTAGGCGTCTCGCTCGATGTAACGCCCTTCATCACGCCATCAGGGGCTATCGAACTCAGCGTTAACCAATCCGCCTCGACTGTTTCTGATGATCGCAGTGCTGCCGACATCATCACCAACACCCGCCGCATCACCACCAAGGTGCAATTGCCTGATGGCGGTGGTGTGCTCCTGGGTGGCCTCCGATCAGAGCAACGGGACGAATCCGTCTCCCGCGTGCCCTTCCTCTCCGATATCCCGCTGATTGGTCCCGTCTTCCGCTCGACCTCTGTCCGCACCCGTGGAACGAACCTCGTTGTGCTGCTCACCGCAGCCATACACACCGATGAAAGAGGGGTAGCTGTCCCTGATGCAGTAAGTCCGCTTGTTCCGCAGGCGGTCGAGCAGGCGCGCGGGCACTTCGGCGCAGCCGGTGGGACCGCGCGCCTAGCCGACCGCTAG
- a CDS encoding phage integrase — MAIEQLPDGRWKVDVEPIKGRRFRKTFKTKGEAQRFEATCRAKVINAPEWAPKPKDRRKLSELIDRWATLHAHTLSDGEARRRLLDTMAKELGDPVAIKMTGNEYAEYRTQAIKAGANPKTLNNRLGYLRSVFNVLHQLGEIDYANPLARVRPLRLHEKELAYLTDSQIETLFATIHRYCRTPHVAMVAAICLATGARWGEAQALTPDRVRNQLVTFVNTKGKRVRSIPIALELEQQIHRHFKQHGQFSNCLNSFDKALGESRLPVPAGQSSHVLRHTFASHFVMNGGNILTLQKILGHTTLAMTMRYAHLAPDHLQDVVRFGPASDHRRFLCIITPAG, encoded by the coding sequence ATGGCTATCGAGCAACTGCCTGATGGTCGCTGGAAAGTCGATGTTGAACCCATCAAGGGCAGGCGTTTCCGCAAGACCTTCAAGACCAAGGGTGAAGCCCAGCGCTTCGAAGCCACCTGCAGGGCCAAGGTCATCAATGCGCCGGAGTGGGCACCCAAGCCAAAGGATCGTCGCAAGCTCTCTGAGCTGATCGACCGTTGGGCAACACTGCATGCCCACACCCTGAGCGATGGTGAGGCAAGGCGTCGTTTGCTGGATACCATGGCCAAAGAGCTTGGCGATCCGGTGGCGATCAAGATGACCGGCAACGAATATGCCGAGTATCGAACCCAGGCGATCAAAGCCGGTGCTAACCCCAAAACTTTGAACAACCGCCTGGGCTACCTCCGATCAGTGTTCAACGTGCTGCACCAGCTCGGCGAAATCGACTACGCCAACCCGCTGGCTCGCGTCCGTCCTCTGCGTCTGCACGAGAAGGAACTGGCCTACCTGACCGATAGCCAGATAGAGACGCTGTTCGCCACCATTCACCGCTATTGCCGAACGCCCCATGTCGCCATGGTCGCCGCCATCTGCTTGGCCACGGGTGCCCGCTGGGGTGAAGCTCAGGCACTGACGCCCGACCGAGTACGCAACCAGCTGGTTACGTTCGTGAACACCAAAGGCAAGCGTGTCCGCTCAATTCCCATCGCCCTGGAGCTGGAACAACAGATACACCGGCACTTCAAGCAGCATGGCCAGTTCAGCAACTGCCTGAACAGCTTCGACAAGGCATTGGGCGAGTCCCGTTTGCCGGTGCCTGCTGGCCAGTCATCACACGTGCTACGGCACACTTTCGCCAGCCACTTCGTCATGAACGGTGGCAATATCCTCACCCTGCAGAAAATCCTGGGTCATACCACCTTGGCCATGACCATGCGCTACGCGCACCTTGCGCCCGATCACCTGCAGGATGTCGTCAGATTCGGACCGGCTAGCGATCACCGCCGATTTCTCTGCATCATCACCCCGGCCGGCTGA
- a CDS encoding type II toxin-antitoxin system RelE/ParE family toxin, with amino-acid sequence MQVIWTPEALQDRLDIWEYIATENPQAAVHMDELFSTAAASLADFPDKGRLSLVAGTRELIPHENYRLVYQAERDAVWILALVHVARMWPPVQN; translated from the coding sequence ATGCAGGTTATTTGGACGCCCGAGGCCCTGCAGGATCGTCTGGATATCTGGGAATACATCGCCACTGAAAACCCTCAAGCTGCCGTGCACATGGACGAGTTATTCAGCACTGCTGCAGCCTCACTGGCTGACTTTCCCGACAAGGGCAGGCTGAGTTTGGTCGCCGGTACTAGAGAGCTGATCCCTCACGAGAACTACCGCCTGGTTTATCAGGCTGAGCGTGACGCTGTCTGGATTCTCGCCCTGGTACACGTCGCCCGGATGTGGCCGCCTGTCCAGAACTAG
- a CDS encoding phosphoribosylaminoimidazolesuccinocarboxamide synthase, with protein sequence MSTPTTLSLKKIYSGKVRDLYEIDDKRMLMVATDRLSAFDVILEQPIPEKGKILTAISNFWFDKLADVVPNHFTGDKVEDVVSAAELPLVEGRAVVAKRLKPVAVEAIVRGYIVGSGWKEYQKSGTVCGIELPAGLKEAAKLPQPIFTPSTKAAVGDHDENISFEQCEAIIGAELAAKVRDTAIKLYTTAVEYAATRGIIIADTKFEFGLDEDGTLTLMDEVLTPDSSRFWPADSYAEGSNPPSFDKQFVRDWLESTGWNKQPPAPAVPTEVAQKTADKYREALTRLTA encoded by the coding sequence ATGAGCACACCCACCACCCTGAGCCTGAAGAAAATCTACTCGGGCAAGGTTCGCGACCTCTACGAAATCGACGACAAGCGCATGCTGATGGTGGCTACTGATCGTCTGTCGGCTTTCGACGTCATCCTCGAACAGCCGATTCCGGAGAAGGGCAAGATACTCACCGCGATTTCCAACTTCTGGTTCGACAAACTGGCTGACGTGGTGCCTAACCACTTCACTGGCGATAAGGTCGAGGATGTCGTGTCGGCCGCCGAGCTGCCGCTGGTCGAAGGTCGCGCCGTCGTCGCCAAGCGCCTAAAACCGGTCGCCGTCGAGGCCATCGTACGTGGCTACATCGTTGGTTCCGGTTGGAAGGAATACCAGAAGAGCGGCACCGTCTGTGGCATCGAGCTGCCTGCAGGCCTGAAGGAAGCGGCCAAGCTGCCGCAACCAATCTTCACCCCCTCGACCAAGGCAGCCGTTGGCGACCACGACGAGAACATCAGCTTCGAGCAGTGCGAAGCCATCATCGGTGCCGAACTGGCGGCCAAAGTACGCGACACGGCGATCAAGCTGTACACCACGGCTGTGGAATATGCCGCTACTCGCGGCATCATCATCGCCGATACCAAGTTCGAATTCGGCCTGGACGAAGACGGCACTCTGACCCTGATGGACGAAGTACTGACTCCGGACTCCAGCCGCTTCTGGCCGGCCGACAGCTATGCAGAAGGCAGCAACCCACCGAGCTTCGACAAGCAGTTCGTGCGCGACTGGCTGGAATCCACCGGCTGGAACAAACAACCTCCGGCGCCGGCTGTGCCGACCGAGGTCGCACAGAAAACCGCCGACAAGTATCGCGAAGCGCTGACCCGTCTGACTGCCTGA
- the bamC gene encoding outer membrane protein assembly factor BamC: MKRLAGFSALALIVSSTSGCGWLWGENGYFRDRGSDYLEARQTAPMQLPADVQAKRLDPLLPVPAQIASTTATPAEFEVPRPQGLQVRADEREFSLQRSGDSRWVVAQRVPAEVWPLARQFFEDNGFRIANERPQVGEFTTSWQRFDELSAGMARRLSSRVSGVAPDAETRVRVRIEPGVQRNTSEVFVNSAERPAGSTADVDFASRSGNASLEAALLDEMLVSMARGVEQGGSVSLLAARDFDAPSRVSLSEDGNGNPVLNLGADFDRAWSGVGRSLELGDVRVDDLNRSLGLYYINLAEGAQVNEEKPGFFGRMFGSAPSKEEIEARAERYQVRLTPVGDGVQVTVEKDLNTVAPAEVSRRVLSLIQDNLG; encoded by the coding sequence ATGAAGCGACTGGCCGGATTCTCCGCCCTTGCTCTGATCGTCTCCAGCACCAGCGGTTGCGGCTGGCTCTGGGGTGAAAATGGCTACTTCCGTGATCGCGGCAGCGACTATCTGGAAGCGCGCCAGACTGCACCGATGCAATTGCCGGCCGACGTCCAGGCCAAGCGCCTCGATCCGCTGCTGCCGGTGCCGGCTCAGATTGCCAGCACCACCGCGACCCCTGCTGAATTCGAAGTGCCGCGCCCACAGGGCCTGCAGGTACGGGCCGATGAGCGCGAGTTCAGCCTGCAGCGCAGCGGCGATTCGCGTTGGGTCGTCGCCCAGCGTGTGCCGGCCGAAGTTTGGCCGCTGGCGCGTCAGTTCTTCGAGGACAATGGTTTCCGTATCGCCAACGAGCGCCCGCAGGTCGGTGAGTTCACCACCTCCTGGCAGCGTTTCGACGAGCTTTCCGCGGGCATGGCGCGCCGTCTGAGCAGTCGCGTCTCCGGCGTTGCCCCGGATGCTGAAACCCGCGTGCGCGTGCGCATCGAACCGGGTGTGCAGCGCAATACCAGTGAAGTCTTCGTCAACAGCGCCGAGCGCCCTGCCGGCAGCACGGCCGACGTCGATTTTGCTTCGCGTAGCGGCAATGCCAGCCTCGAAGCGGCGCTGCTCGACGAAATGCTGGTGAGCATGGCTCGTGGTGTGGAGCAGGGCGGTTCCGTATCGCTGCTCGCCGCGCGCGACTTCGATGCGCCCAGCCGCGTCAGTCTGAGCGAAGACGGTAACGGCAATCCGGTTCTCAATCTGGGCGCTGATTTCGACCGTGCCTGGTCCGGTGTCGGTCGCTCGCTGGAGCTTGGCGACGTGCGCGTCGACGATCTCAACCGCAGCCTGGGCCTGTACTACATCAACCTGGCCGAAGGCGCTCAGGTCAACGAGGAGAAGCCCGGCTTCTTCGGTCGCATGTTCGGCAGTGCGCCGAGCAAGGAAGAGATCGAAGCCCGCGCCGAGCGCTATCAGGTACGCCTGACTCCGGTTGGTGATGGCGTTCAGGTCACAGTGGAAAAAGACCTCAACACCGTTGCCCCGGCCGAAGTGTCGCGGCGGGTGCTGAGCCTGATCCAGGATAATCTCGGCTGA
- the dapA gene encoding 4-hydroxy-tetrahydrodipicolinate synthase, whose translation MIAGSMVALVTPMDAQGGLDWEALSKLVDFHLQEGTNAIVAVGTTGESATLDVGEHIEVIKRVVKQVAGRIPVIAGTGGNSTRESVELTRAAQDVGADAALLVTPYYNKPTQEGLYLHFRHIAEAVSIPQILYNVPGRTVCDMLPETVERLSKIDNIIGIKEATGDLQRAQDVLDRVSKDFLVYSGDDATAVELMLLGGKGNISVTANVAPRAMSDLCAAAMRGEAAIARAINDRLMPLHKALFLESNPIPVKWALHEMGLMGDGIRLPLTWLSPRCHEPLRQAMRQCGVLA comes from the coding sequence ATGATTGCGGGCAGTATGGTGGCACTGGTCACGCCCATGGATGCGCAGGGTGGTCTGGATTGGGAGGCCCTGAGCAAATTGGTGGATTTCCACCTGCAAGAGGGCACCAATGCCATCGTCGCGGTCGGCACCACCGGTGAGTCCGCCACGCTGGACGTGGGTGAGCACATCGAAGTGATCAAGCGCGTGGTCAAGCAGGTCGCTGGCCGCATTCCGGTGATCGCCGGTACCGGCGGCAACTCCACCCGCGAATCGGTCGAGCTGACCCGTGCCGCCCAGGACGTTGGCGCTGACGCGGCGCTGCTGGTCACGCCGTACTACAACAAGCCGACCCAGGAAGGCCTGTACCTGCACTTCCGCCACATCGCCGAAGCCGTATCCATCCCGCAGATCCTCTACAACGTCCCGGGTCGTACCGTGTGCGACATGCTGCCGGAGACTGTCGAGCGCCTGTCGAAGATCGACAACATCATCGGTATCAAGGAAGCCACCGGCGACCTGCAGCGCGCCCAGGACGTACTGGATCGCGTCAGCAAGGATTTCCTCGTCTACTCCGGCGACGACGCTACCGCTGTCGAGCTGATGCTGCTGGGCGGCAAGGGCAACATCTCGGTGACCGCCAACGTTGCGCCGCGCGCCATGAGCGACCTGTGCGCTGCTGCCATGCGTGGCGAAGCTGCCATCGCCCGCGCCATCAACGACCGTCTGATGCCGCTGCACAAGGCGCTATTCCTCGAATCCAACCCGATTCCGGTGAAATGGGCGCTGCATGAAATGGGCTTGATGGGCGACGGTATTCGCCTGCCGCTGACCTGGCTCAGCCCGCGCTGTCACGAACCGCTGCGCCAGGCCATGCGCCAGTGCGGTGTATTGGCTTAA
- a CDS encoding glycine cleavage system protein R, whose product MSTPPVREQFLVISALGRDAMALTNLLSRTSHENRCAVISTRLSRHGEFSALVLQVSGSWDALARLESSLPLLAKKHDFTVDLVRSAAAEVRPQALPYVAYVSAVYRPDILNELCQFFIDHRVELESLTCDTYQAPQTGGTMLNATLTVTLPAGTQISWLRDQFLDFADALNLDALIEPWRPQNP is encoded by the coding sequence ATGTCCACCCCCCCCGTTCGCGAACAATTCCTCGTTATCAGCGCTCTCGGCCGCGACGCCATGGCCCTGACCAACCTGCTCAGCCGCACCAGCCATGAGAACCGTTGCGCGGTGATCAGCACCCGCTTGAGCCGCCATGGAGAGTTCAGCGCTTTGGTGCTGCAGGTGTCCGGCAGTTGGGATGCACTGGCACGCCTGGAGTCGAGCCTGCCGCTGCTGGCCAAGAAGCATGACTTCACCGTGGATCTGGTGCGCAGCGCCGCTGCGGAGGTACGCCCGCAGGCCCTGCCTTACGTGGCCTACGTCAGCGCCGTGTACCGCCCGGACATTCTCAACGAGCTGTGCCAGTTCTTCATCGACCACCGCGTAGAGCTGGAAAGCCTGACCTGTGATACCTATCAGGCGCCGCAGACCGGTGGCACCATGCTCAACGCCACCCTGACCGTGACGCTGCCGGCCGGCACGCAGATCAGCTGGCTGCGCGACCAGTTCCTCGACTTCGCCGATGCGCTGAATCTGGATGCGCTGATCGAACCCTGGCGCCCGCAGAATCCATGA
- a CDS encoding peroxiredoxin, producing the protein MSVELDKPVADFQAQATSGQQVKLSDLKGKQVVLYFYPKDATPGCTTEGMDFSARFEQFKAANTLIFGVSMDSLKKHESFKCKQAFPFELISDEEHQLCDLFGVYQLKKNYGKEYMGIVRSTFLIDKNGVLREEWRNIKVAGHVDKVLAAAKALNQA; encoded by the coding sequence ATGTCCGTTGAACTCGACAAACCCGTTGCCGACTTCCAGGCCCAGGCCACCAGTGGCCAGCAGGTAAAGCTGTCCGACCTCAAGGGCAAGCAGGTGGTGCTGTATTTCTACCCGAAGGACGCCACTCCGGGCTGCACCACTGAAGGCATGGACTTCAGCGCTCGCTTCGAGCAGTTCAAGGCAGCCAACACGCTGATCTTCGGCGTATCGATGGACAGCCTGAAGAAGCACGAGAGCTTCAAGTGCAAGCAGGCCTTCCCCTTCGAGCTGATCAGCGACGAAGAGCACCAGCTGTGCGATCTGTTCGGCGTGTATCAGCTGAAGAAGAACTACGGCAAGGAATACATGGGCATCGTGCGCAGCACCTTCCTCATCGACAAGAACGGCGTACTGCGCGAGGAATGGCGCAACATCAAGGTCGCCGGCCATGTCGACAAGGTGCTGGCAGCGGCCAAGGCCCTGAACCAGGCCTGA
- a CDS encoding AI-2E family transporter: MVKVLRDWLYRYFSDEQAVVLAVLLVLGFAVVLTLGGMLAPVLTGLVLAFLMQGLVNGLERLKVPQVLAVWLVFTLFMGGLTVFLLVLMPLLWQQLSTLFNELPRMAAEWQSVFLLLPERYPNLITDAQVVQLIDSMRGEAGKFGQWALSFSLSSLPMLVSVMIYLVLVPILVFFFLKDREQIGQWFRSYLPRERSLITQVAQEMNQQIANYIRGKFIEIIICGVVTYIAFAYLGLNYAALLALLVGLSVVVPYIGAVVVTVPVALIGLFQWGWSDQFLYLMVIYGIIQALDGNVLVPLLFSEAVNLHPVAIICAVLLFGGLWGFWGVFFAIPLATLFKAVINAWPRTELVSID, from the coding sequence ATGGTCAAGGTTCTTCGCGACTGGCTGTACCGCTATTTCTCCGATGAGCAGGCCGTGGTGCTGGCGGTGTTGCTGGTGCTGGGTTTTGCCGTGGTGCTGACGCTGGGCGGGATGCTTGCGCCAGTGCTGACCGGTCTGGTGCTGGCCTTTCTCATGCAGGGCCTGGTCAACGGTCTGGAGCGTCTCAAGGTGCCGCAGGTGCTGGCGGTCTGGCTGGTATTCACCTTGTTCATGGGCGGCCTGACGGTATTTCTGCTGGTGCTGATGCCGCTGCTTTGGCAGCAGCTGAGCACCCTGTTCAACGAACTGCCGCGTATGGCCGCCGAATGGCAATCGGTGTTCCTGCTGCTGCCGGAGCGTTACCCGAACCTGATCACCGACGCGCAGGTCGTGCAACTGATCGACAGCATGCGCGGCGAAGCTGGCAAGTTCGGCCAGTGGGCGCTGTCGTTCTCGCTGTCCAGCCTGCCGATGCTGGTCAGCGTGATGATCTACCTGGTACTGGTGCCGATCCTGGTGTTCTTCTTCCTCAAGGACCGCGAGCAGATCGGCCAGTGGTTTCGCAGCTACCTGCCGCGCGAGCGCTCACTGATTACCCAGGTGGCGCAGGAAATGAACCAGCAGATCGCCAACTACATTCGCGGCAAGTTCATCGAGATCATCATTTGCGGCGTGGTCACCTACATCGCCTTCGCCTACCTGGGCCTGAATTACGCCGCGCTGCTGGCCCTGCTGGTTGGCCTGTCGGTGGTGGTGCCTTACATCGGCGCGGTGGTGGTGACGGTGCCGGTGGCGCTGATCGGCCTGTTCCAGTGGGGCTGGAGCGATCAGTTCCTCTACCTGATGGTGATCTACGGCATCATCCAGGCGCTCGACGGCAACGTGCTGGTGCCGTTGCTGTTCTCCGAGGCGGTCAACCTGCATCCGGTGGCGATCATCTGCGCGGTGCTGCTGTTCGGTGGGCTGTGGGGCTTCTGGGGCGTGTTCTTCGCCATTCCGCTGGCGACCCTGTTCAAGGCGGTCATCAATGCCTGGCCGCGTACCGAGTTGGTGTCTATCGACTAA
- a CDS encoding sulfurtransferase TusA family protein, with protein sequence MTDVPAFDAELDACGLNCPLPLLKAKLELNRLASGAVLKVSATDAGSQRDFRAFASLAGHELLHEEVDAGIYRYWLRKA encoded by the coding sequence ATGACAGACGTACCGGCGTTCGATGCCGAACTCGATGCCTGCGGGCTGAACTGCCCGCTGCCGTTGCTCAAAGCCAAGCTCGAACTCAATCGCCTGGCCAGTGGTGCCGTGCTCAAGGTCAGCGCCACCGATGCCGGCTCGCAGCGCGACTTTCGCGCTTTCGCCAGTCTCGCCGGGCATGAGCTGCTGCATGAAGAGGTCGACGCGGGTATTTATCGTTACTGGTTGCGTAAGGCCTGA